In Arvicola amphibius chromosome 1, mArvAmp1.2, whole genome shotgun sequence, one DNA window encodes the following:
- the LOC119815367 gene encoding 60S ribosomal protein L18-like, with amino-acid sequence MGVDIRHNKDRKVRRKEPKNQDIYLRLLVKLYRFLARRTNSTFNQVVLKRLFMSRTNRPPLSLSRMIRKMKLPGRENKTAVVVGTVTDDVRILDVPKLRVCALRVSSRARSHILKAGRKILTFDQLALESPKGRGTVLLSGPRKGREVYRHFGKAPGTPHSHTKPYVRSKGRKFERARGRRASRGYKN; translated from the coding sequence ATGGGTGTTGACATCCGCCACAACAAGGACCGAAAGGTTCGGCGCAAGGAGCCCAAGAACCAGGACATCTACCTGCGGCTGCTGGTCAAGCTGTACAGGTTTCTGGCCAGGCGAACCAACTCCACCTTCAATCAGGTTGTGCTGAAAAGGTTATTCATGAGTCGCACCAACCGGCCACCTCTGTCCCTGTCCCGGATGATCCGAAAGATGAAGCTTCCTGGCCGAGAAAACAAGACGGCTGTGGTTGTGGGGACAGTCACAGATGACGTGAGGATTCTCGATGTGCCCAAACTGAGGGTGTGTGCACTGCGGGTGAGCAGCCGGGCCCGAAGTCACATCCTCAAGGCTGGGCGTAAGATCCTCACCTTTgaccagctggccttggagtCTCCCAAGGGCCGTGGCACTGTGCTCCTGTCTGGACCTCGGAAGGGCCGAGAGGTGTACCGGCATTTTGGCAAGGCCCCAGGAACCCCACACAGCCATACCAAACCCTATGTCCGCTCCAAGGGCCGGAAGTTTGAACGTGCCAGAGGCAGAAGGGCCAGCCGTGGCTACAAAAACTAA